Genomic window (Citricoccus sp. SGAir0253):
AGGGAGTCGAGCTGGGCGAGCAACTCCCACTGGCCTTTTTCTCGTCCTCGCCACTTCTCCCCGATAAGAGTGTGCCCGGGAGCTTTCAGCTCTATCCATCCGCAGGGCTTTCCGTCGATGGTGGCCGCGAAATCCGGTCTCACGCCGTCCAGTTGGGCCTCACGGATCAGACTCAGGGTGCCCAGCCCATTCTCTGCGGCGAAGGCCTTGAAGAAGGTGGCCAGAGGGATCGTGAGCTGGGCCTCGGGTTCGGCCGCAATGCTGTAGCTGGTGGCACTTTGGACGTCCGCGGAGTAAGCCTGCGCCAAATTAGAAATTGCCAGTTGATCCATGCCCTGTGATGCCCCCGTGCTCTGCCATAAGGTTCCAAGTCAGCTTAGAGGGCCAGGTCAGCTTTGCTTGTCCGGTCAGGCTTGTCTCGGGCATCGGGCACATAACCACAGACCTGTCCGCTGAGCATTCAGGGAGCATGGATAGACCCGGCACGCCCTCTCTTCCCAGCCGCCCCACTCCGGAGGTACTTTGAGATCCGCGCAGAGGCTCTGCGCGGATCCTGACATAGGAGCAGAACCGGACATATGAAAACAATCCGATATTTCAGTCCATCGTTGCGCGGGATAAACCTGCGCAAGATGGTATTGAAAGGATTGTCATATGAAAAGTCCGGAGTCCTTTTTCCCTCCGCCTGAAGGCTCGTTCATCGAGGCCCTTCGCCTCGCGACCGTCTACATGGAGTTCTTGGTAGCTCTCTTTAGGCTGATCCAGACGCTTTTCCTCTAATACCCCATGGGAGGCCTCCACTACGGAGGCCTCCCATTTATCCGAAGAGCACGCGAGGTGCCATACGCCGAGCCCGCGCTCGTCCCGGTCATGGATGAGGTTCAGGGTATCCCTCACGGTGCGCCCCAGCCGGCTCAGGGTGTGCACGACGATGACACCCCCTCCCGGGCCTGGTCTAGGGCGGCGTGCAATCCGGGGTGGTGGGTATTGGCCCAGGATTCTTGTCGATGTAGATCCGACCGGCCACGATCCCTTCCTTGCGCAGAGCATCGATCTGCCGATCCAAATCTTGTTTTGTACTCGACACCCGCGCTTACCGCCCCAAGGGCACAACGTATCGAAAGTCGGCTCTGTACGAGTCTGGTGGGATGACGTTTCGGGTTTAGTTCTGGAACGAAATTCCATGGCGTGTCGTCGTCCTAGGTCCCTGCCTTGGGGAGCGTTCCAGTTCCAATGAACTGGGACGGTCGCTGCCGATCAAAAGTCGGCGGCACGGAAGTCAGGAGTCGCCCGCGGACTTTGACGCCGGGAAGCCTGCCCAAGGGTGTTCCGTATGGCGCACCGTCGCGGGACGGGCCACCGGACGGGTCCTACGGGATCATGCCCGAGGCGTGCTTGAGCGTACCCAGGCCAAAGACGGGGGTGTTCGGTGGGGGTTCCTCCTATTGGAGTACAGCCGTTAGGTGGATCTGACCATCCACTGAGTCGTGCGGTTCAGAGCGCGCCACGGCATGGCTGGCGAGAGGGTTGCCTGCGCCTCATAGGAGCGGTTCAGTGGTCTTCCCGCCGTCGGTGGTACGGAGCACGCCCGAGCCGATGACCATCAGCGCTTCAACCTGGCTGCCGTCGGCGGGCCCTGCTCCCAGTGCGGACACCGTGCCGACGGGCTGTTCGCTGGACGTCCACGTGTCCCCCGCGTCGGGGCTGGTCAGCAGGTACCCGTTGGTGCTGGCGCCCACGACAGTGGTGTCGTCGGCCCAGGCGACCAGTTGCACTAGGTGAGGGGTCTCCAGGGTGGTCCAGGTGGCGCCGTGGTCGGTGGAGCGCAGCATTCCGGCTTCCGTGGTGGCCAGCACGGTCCCGGTCTGCGGGGAGATCGCCAGGGCTGCCGGGGCGGCGGGGATCGCCCGGTCCTGCCAGGTGCGGCCGTCCGCGCTGAAGCGCAGTTGGCCGTCGAAGCCCAGGATGCCGTGGGGGCCGGCGGCCAGCGCGTGGAAGTCCGATGATCCTCCTCGGGACAGGACCGTCCAGTTCTGCCCGCCGTCGGTGGACTCGGCCAGGCCGAGCGGTTCGGGCAGGTCCGTGCCGGGCGCTGGGTGCCCGGAGGCGAGGTAGCGGCCCTCGGGGGTCTGGGAGAAGCCCATGAGGTCCACGACCGGGCCGACCTGGGTCAGCTGCTGATCCTGGAGGCGGAACAGTCCCTGGTGGGTGGCCAGCAGCACGTGTCCTGACCGGGAGTCCCGGGTGATGGCGTGGACATGGGTAATGGCCGTCCCGGCGCTGGGGGAGCCAGTGCCGGCCGCCGGGGAGGCGGTGGTGGAGCTCGGGGAGGCGCAGGAGCTCAGGGCGCCAGCGCCCAGGAGCGTCAGTGCGCCAGTCAGCACGGCTCTGCGGTTCAACGAGATCATGGATCCTTTCCGCCCCGGCGAACGCCTCAGGGCCACCTGCC
Coding sequences:
- a CDS encoding F510_1955 family glycosylhydrolase; the protein is MISLNRRAVLTGALTLLGAGALSSCASPSSTTASPAAGTGSPSAGTAITHVHAITRDSRSGHVLLATHQGLFRLQDQQLTQVGPVVDLMGFSQTPEGRYLASGHPAPGTDLPEPLGLAESTDGGQNWTVLSRGGSSDFHALAAGPHGILGFDGQLRFSADGRTWQDRAIPAAPAALAISPQTGTVLATTEAGMLRSTDHGATWTTLETPHLVQLVAWADDTTVVGASTNGYLLTSPDAGDTWTSSEQPVGTVSALGAGPADGSQVEALMVIGSGVLRTTDGGKTTEPLL